One window from the genome of Eucalyptus grandis isolate ANBG69807.140 chromosome 7, ASM1654582v1, whole genome shotgun sequence encodes:
- the LOC104454464 gene encoding 3-ketoacyl-CoA synthase 10 yields MARVDRELFSTEIVNRGIEDSGPYAGSVNISVRVRRALPDFLSSVDLKYVKLGYHYLISSGFYYVAAPVLCGILGVEIGKVIAWKYSSPEILYVYLGLVPRSTYLVDFACFRPPDEFKISKEEFIELARKSGKYSDGAIVFQEGVLKRSGIGDETYLPRAVFRPEPTITLKDGREEASMVIHGVVDELLSATKVQPQDIGILVVNCGFLSPTPSLSAMLINHYRLRQDIHSFNLGGMGCAAGVIAVDLARDLLAAHPGQYALVVSTEAVSYTWYDGNDFDMLLPNCFFRMGAAAVLLSSCHLDRWRSKYELKQLVRTHKGAEERSFRCIHMKEDTRGARGLSVSKDVIGIGGNALKDNITTLGPLVLPVSEQLHFFNNFLFKKETSKPYLPNYKLAFEHVCILATSRKVLDEIQKNLDLTDEYMEASRRTLERFGNTSSSSIWYELAYLEANSRIRKGDRVWQLAFGSGFKCNSVVWKALKSTRQHSHNPWIDPLRVEARI; encoded by the exons ATGGCGAGGGTCGACCGGGAGCTATTCTCCACTGAAATCGTGAACCGGGGCATCGAGGACTCCGGTCCTTACGCCGGTTCTGTCAACATCTCCGTGAGGGTGAGGAGAGCGCTGCCAGATTTCCTCAGCTCCGTGGACTTGAAGTATGTGAAACTCGGATATCATTACCTTATCAGCAGCGGCTTCTATTATGTAGCAGCTCCTGTTTTGTGCGGCATTCTGGGTGTGGAGATTGGGAAGGTGATTGCATGGAAGTATTCGAGTCCCGAAA TCTTATATGTCTATCTCGGACTCGTACCCCGTTCGACCTACCTGGTTGATTTCGCTTGTTTTCGTCCCCCGGATGAGTTCAAG ATATCGAAAGAAGAATTCATAGAGCTCGCCAGAAAATCGGGTAAGTACAGCGACGGAGCAATCGTTTTTCAGGAGGGGGTTCTGAAGAGATCAGGCATTGGAGACGAGACATACTTGCCGAGAGCGGTCTTTCGTCCTGAGCCTACAATAACACTGAAGGACGGGCGAGAAGAGGCTTCCATGGTGATTCATGGCGTTGTGGATGAGCTACTCAGTGCTACTAAAGTGCAGCCACAGGACATCGGCATCCTTGTAGTGAATTGCGGGTTCCTAAGTCCAACTCCGTCGCTCTCCGCCATGCTCATCAACCATTACAGGCTCAGGCAGGACATCCACAGCTTTAACCTGGGCGGGATGGGTTGTGCTGCAGGAGTCATAGCAGTGGATCTGGCTAGGGACCTTCTGGCTGCCCATCCTGGCCAGTACGCGCTCGTGGTCAGCACCGAAGCGGTGAGCTACACCTGGTACGACGGCAATGACTTCGACATGCTCCTTCCGAATTGCTTCTTTCGGATGGGTGCTGCTGCCGTGTTGCTTTCTAGCTGCCACCTCGATAGATGGCGCTCCAAGTATGAACTCAAGCAG CTTGTTCGTACTCATAAAGGCGCAGAAGAAAGGAGCTTCAGATGCATACATATGAAGGAAGACACCCGAGGTGCCCGAGGACTTTCCGTGAGCAAGGACGTGATTGGAATAGGAGGGAATGCGCTCAAGGACAACATCACGACACTCGGCCCCCTCGTGCTCCCCGTTTCCGAACAGCTTCACTTCTTCAACAACTTCCTCTTCAAGAAGGAGACCTCCAAGCCTTACCTTCCCAACTATAAGCTCGCTTTCGAGCATGTCTGCATCCTGGCGACCAGCAGAAAGGTCCTTGACGAGATACAGAAGAACCTTGACCTCACTGACGAATACATGGAAGCATCACGGAGGACGTTGGAGCGATTCGGCAACACGTCGAGCAGCAGCATCTGGTATGAACTCGCTTACCTGGAAGCGAACTCTAGGATAAGGAAAGGCGACCGGGTTTGGCAGTTAGCATTCGGCTCCGGATTCAAATGCAATAGCGTTGTCTGGAAGGCTCTCAAGAGCACGAGGCAGCACTCCCATAACCCTTGGATCGACCCTCTTCGTGTAGAGGCTCGAATCTAA
- the LOC104454463 gene encoding probable chalcone--flavonone isomerase 3 — protein sequence MGSEMVMVDEFPFPSQITTTKPLSLLGHGITDMEIHFLQIKFTAIGVYLDPEIVGHLKQWKGKPGNVLAEDDDFFDAVASAPVEKFFRIVVIKEIKGSQYGGLLEGAVRDRLAAEDKYEEEEEAALEKVVEFFQSKYCKSKSVITFHFPATSNTAEITFSTEGKEDSKMVVDNGNVVHMIKKWYLGGTRGVSETTITSLANTLSEKLSK from the exons TGGGGTCTGAAATGGTTATGGTGGACGAATTCCCTTTCCCTTCGCAGATCACCACTACCAAGCCTCTCTCACTGCTGGGTCATG GAATCACGGATATGGAGATACATTTCCTACAAATCAAATTCACTGCTATTGGAGTGTACTTGGATCCTGAAATTGTCGGACATCTAAAGCAATGGAAGGGAAAGCCAGGAAACGTGTTGGCCGAGGATGACGACTTCTTCGATGCTGTAGCTTCTG CCCCTGTGGAGAAATTCTTCAGAATTGTCGTGATCAAAGAGATCAAAGGCTCTCAGTATGGGGGACTTTTGGAGGGTGCCGTCAGGGACAGGCTCGCGGCTGAAGACAAgtacgaggaggaggaggaagcggCCCTCGAGAAAGTAGTCGAGTTCTTCCAGTCCAAGTACTGCAAGAGTAAATCGGTCATCACATTCCACTTCCCAGCAACTTCCAATACTGCTGAG ATTACCTTCAGCACCGAAGGGAAGGAGGACTCGAAGATGGTGGTGGATAACGGGAACGTGGTCCACATGATCAAGAAGTGGTACTTGGGAGGGACCAGAGGAGTGTCTGAGACCACCATCACCAGTCTTGCCAACACCCTCTCAGAGAAGTTGtccaaatga
- the LOC104454465 gene encoding uncharacterized protein LOC104454465 codes for MSKNRVFLILLLVSIPCRHRQSGASPVWEYGKPSRLLEATKSKESSPAPSPGLDSGQKSPTNKSDPGSSPDPAIASAGGDGDGGKCSIPAETCRARENLTACLHHPENDSKGTFVLVKNGGEVPLEGKIICLPANNNQTFKLTKQKTTVVNVTAEVGVCSSITVDAGNGHCTIPIFARVPASEGNIFKQFPYNTQVTPIHGLYLLLGMVVTIGGVWACCKFGKPERRVDGIPYQELEMGQADSTSVNVVEAAEGWDESWDDDWGDEIREVKSPSRGPEGNAAKANGFTSRSSDRNGWEDNWDV; via the exons ATGTCGAAAAATCGAGTCTTTCTGATCCTCCTCCTGGTTTCGATCCCGTGTCGCCACCGCCAATCCGGCGCGTCCCCCGTTTGGGAGTACGGGAAGCCCTCTCGACTCCTGGAGGCGACGAAATCTAAAGAG AGCTCGCCCGCACCCAGTCCGGGTTTGGACTCGGGCCAGAAAAGCCCGACGAACAAATCGGACCCCGGAAGCTCCCCGGATCCGGCTATTGCTTCcgccggcggcgacggcgatggtGGCAAGTGTTCGATTCCAGCCGAGACGTGCCGAGCTAGGGAGAATCTGACTGCTTGCCTGCACCATCCTGAGAATG ACTCCAAGGGGACATTTGTTCTTGTCAAGAATGGTGGAGAGGTTCCTCTCGAAGGGAAGATTATTTGCTTACCTGCAAATAATAACCAAACGTTTAAACTAACAAAACAGAAAACCACAGTG GTTAACGTCACAGCTGAAGTTGGAGTATGTTCGTCCATAACAGTAGATGCTGGAAATGGGCACTGCACCATTCCTATTTTTGCTAGAGTACCAGCATCAGAAGGTAACATTTTTAAACAATTTCCTTATAACACTCAGGTCACCCCCATTCATGGACTCTACCTTCTATTGGGAATGGTTGTTACAATTGGAGGGGTGTGGGCATGCTGCAAATTTGGGAAACCAGAAAGACGGGTCGATGGGATTCCATATCAAGAGCTTGAAATGGGGCAAGCGGATTCAACTTCAGTTAATGTTGTGGAAGCAGCAGAAGGTTGGGATGAAAGTTGGGATGATGATTGGGGTGATGAGATTAGGGAAGTGAAATCACCGAGCCGAGGGCCAGAGGGTAATGCAGCTAAGGCAAATGGATTCACATCTCGGTCTTCCGATAGAAATGGCTGGGAAGACAACTGGGATGTTTAG
- the LOC104454466 gene encoding probable LRR receptor-like serine/threonine-protein kinase IRK — MMRMLLILCSMVLSLELVLVTSVNPSLNDDVLGLIVFKADVQDPKGKLASWDEDDDNPCNWVGCKCNPRSNRVVELNLDGFSLSGHLGRGLLQLQFLRKLSLAKNNLTGSISSSIARIDNLRVLDLSENSLSGTIPDEFFRQCGSLRSVSLASNKFSGKIPETLGSCSMLASIDLSSNMLSGVSPDNIWTVSGLRSLDLSDNLLEGGIPEGIAGMKNLRGVSLRKNRFSGLIPDGLGSCLLLRSIDLSENALSGSIPDTLQKLTLCTSLDLHGNLLTGGVGDWIGKIEALERLDLSGNGLSGELPISLGNLQSLQVANFSRNGFTGALPQALSSCKNLQSLDLSNNAYSGHIPSWIMGPNSLKSSLLDKEEVAAKYASPIASSAEGSLQKLQILDLSSNSFAGEISSDIGDLTGLQSLNLSNNSLKGSIPATIGKLKALDVLDLTANELSGSIPSEIGDANSLKELRLGGNKLVGIIPDSIVKCSALTTLILSQNNLNGLIPASLSKLANLQMVDLSFNNFTGTLPKQLANLPHLLLFNISHNHFQGELPLGGFFNTILPSSVSDNPALCGAAVNKSCPAVLPKPIVLNPNSSSDSPSDSLPATPGHKRIILSISALIAIGAAAVIVIGVIAITVLNLRVRASTSRSAAALALSAGDDFSQSPTTDANSGKLVMFSGDPDFSTGTHALLSKDCELGRGGFGAVYRTVLRDGRAVAIKKLTVSSLVKSQDEFEKEVKKLGKIRHSNLVALEGYYWTPSLQLLISEFVSGGNLYKHLHEGSGGNLLSWNERFNIILGTARGLAHLHQMSIIHYNIKSSNILIESSGEPKVADFGLARLLPMLDRYVLSSKIQSALGYMAPEFACRTVKITEKCDVYGFGVLALEIVTGKRPVEYMEDDVVVLCDMVRGALEEGRVEECIDGRLQGNFPSEEAIPVMKLGLICTSQVPSNRPDMAEVVNILELIRCPSEGQDESS; from the exons ATGATGAGAATGTTGCTAATTTTGTGCTCAATGGTGTTGTCATTAGAACTGGTTTTGGTGACATCAGTGAACCCTTCTCTGAATGATGACGTTTTGGGGCTGATTGTCTTCAAAGCTGACGTCCAAGATCCAAAGGGAAAGCTTGCATCTtgggatgaagatgatgacaatCCTTGCAACTGGGTCGGTTGCAAATGCAACCCCAGATCCAATCGGGTCGTGGAGCTCAATCTTGATGGGTTTTCCTTGTCGGGTCACTTAGGCCGTGGGCTTTTGCAGTTGCAGTTCCTGAGGAAATTGTCCTTGGCTAAGAACAATCTTACCGGTAGCATAAGCTCCAGCATCGCTAGGATCGATAACTTGAGAGTCCTTGATTTGAGTGAGAACAGTCTCTCAGGGACTATTCCTGATGAATTTTTCAGGCAATGTGGGTCTTTGAGGTCAGTTTCTTTGGCTAGCAATAAGTTCTCTGGCAAGATACCTGAAACTTTAGGTTCTTGTTCTATGCTTGCATCGATTGATCTCTCTTCAAATATGCTTTCTGGTGTTTCGCCTGACAATATTTGGACCGTGAGTGGACTTAGATCTCTGGATTTGTCTGATAACCTGTTGGAGGGTGGGATTCCGGAGGGCATTGCAGGAATGAAGAATCTCAGAGGTGTCAGCTTGAGAAAGAATCGGTTCTCTGGTTTGATTCCAGATGGCTTAGGCAGCTGTTTGCTTTTGAGGTCGAttgatttgagtgaaaatgctCTTTCTGGGAGCATACCGGATACATTGCAGAAGCTTACATTGTGTACTTCTCTGGATTTACATGGGAATTTGTTGACAGGGGGTGTTGGAgattggattggaaaaattgaaGCTCTTGAAAGATTGGATCTTTCAGGTAATGGGCTTTCTGGGGAGCTTCCAATTTCATTGGGGAATTTGCAGTCACTGCAAGtggcaaatttttcaagaaatgggTTTACAGGGGCACTTCCTCAGGCTCTGTCCAGTTGCAAGAATCTTCAATCTTTGGATTTAAGCAACAATGCATATTCGGGACATATTCCAAGTTGGATTATGGGGCCTAACTCGTTGAAAAGTTCACTGTTAGATAAAGAAGAAGTCGCTGCCAAATATGCGAGTCCCATTGCTTCATCGGCAGAGGGCTCACTCCAAAAGCTCCAAATCTTGGATTTGTCCTCTAATTCATTCGCGGGCGAAATATCATCTGATATTGGGGATCTTACTGGCTTGCAGtccttgaatttgtcaaataacTCCCTCAAAGGTTCTATTCCAGCAACCATTGGAAAACTCAAGGCATTGGATGTTCTTGATTTGACTGCAAATGAGCTGAGCGGCAGTATTCCTTCTGAAATTGGTGACGCCAATTCTTTGAAAGAACTGAGGCTTGGAGGGAATAAACTCGTGGGGATTATTCCGGATTCAATTGTGAAGTGTTCTGCTCTAACGACTCT GATCCTATCACAGAACAACTTAAATGGTCTGATACCTGCCTCCTTGTCAAAGCTTGCGAACTTACAGATGGTGGACCTGTCATTTAACAATTTTACCGGAACACTACCCAAGCAACTAGCCAATCTCCCCCACCTCCTCTTGTTTAACATTTCCCATAACCATTTTCAAGGGGAACTCCCTCTCGGTGGCTTTTTCAACACAATATTACCATCCTCTGTGTCTGATAACCCGGCTCTTTGTGGTGCAGCTGTAAACAAGTCATGCCCTGCCGTCCTTCCAAAGCCCATTGTCCTCAATCCAAACTCCTCCTCTGACTCCCCTTCTGATTCCTTACCTGCGACTCCGGGTCATAAACGAATAATCCTCAGTATATCTGCGCTCATCGCTATTGGTGCTGCTGCAGTGATTGTTATTGGTGTCATTGCCATCACTGTCCTTAATCTTCGAGTCCGAGCTTCCACCTCCAGATCTGCTGCAGCCCTCGCATTATCTGCTGGGGATGACTTCAGCCAGTCGCCTACTACTGATGCCAATTCTGGGAAGCTTGTCATGTTCTCCGGCGACCCTGACTTCAGCACGGGGACACATGCTCTTCTCAGCAAGGATTGTGAACTTGGACGTGGTGGGTTTGGAGCTGTCTATAGAACCGTGCTTCGAGATGGGCGAGCAGTTGCCATTAAGAAGCTCACTGTCTCAAGCCTGGTGAAGTCGCAAGATGAGTTCgaaaaagaagtgaagaagcTTGGAAAGATCAGGCACTCTAACCTCGTGGCACTTGAAGGTTACTACTGGACTCCATCTTTGCAACTCCTGATATCCGAGTTTGTATCTGGTGGGAATTTGTATAAGCATCTCCATGAAGGATCAGGTGGGAACTTACTCTCATGGAATGAACGCTTTAATATTATACTTGGGACGGCAAGAGGCTTGGCTCATTTGCACCAAATGAGCATCATTCACTACAACATAAAATCGAGCAACATTCTGATAGAGAGTTCTGGTGAACCTAAAGTGGCGGATTTTGGGCTGGCAAGACTTTTGCCAATGCTGGACCGTTATGTCTTAAGCAGCAAGATTCAGAGTGCGCTTGGTTACATGGCACCGGAGTTTGCTTGTAGAACCGTGAAAATAACGGAGAAATGTGATGTTTATGGTTTCGGAGTTTTAGCTCTTGAAATTGTCACGGGGAAAAGGCCTGTTGAGTACATGGAAGATGATGTGGTGGTTCTGTGTGATATGGTGAGAGGGGCACTTGAAGAAGGCAGGGTAGAGGAATGTATTGATGGGAGGCTACAAGGGAACTTCCCGTCAGAAGAGGCGATCCCAGTGATGAAACTGGGTTTGATATGCACGTCGCAAGTTCCATCAAACCGTCCGGACATGGCAGAGGTAGTTAACATATTGGAGCTAATCAGATGCCCTTCGGAAGGCCAAGATGAATCCTCATGA
- the LOC104454467 gene encoding two-component response regulator ARR17 isoform X2, with the protein MADYGDEPHVLAVDDNLVDRKMIEALLKNSSCRVTTAENGMRALEYLGIRDDQPGESSVSATTSKVNLIITDYCMPGMTGFELLKKVKFDLAGIVNLEGSSCCNRVVRECSNSD; encoded by the exons atggcGGACTACGGAGACGAACCCCACGTCCTGGCCGTGGATGACAACCTCGTAGACCGCAAGATGATCGAGGCCTTGCTCAAGAACTCATCCTGCAGAG TGACAACTGCAGAAAATGGGATGCGAGCCTTAGAATATCTGGGTATAAGAGATGATCAGCCCGGCGAATCTTCAGTCTCTGCAACT ACATCGAAGGTCAATCTGATAATTACAGATTATTGCATGCCAGGAATGACAGGGTTTGAGTTGCTGAAAAAAGTTAAG TTTGACCTAGCAGGGATCGTCAATCTTGAAGGAAGTTCCTGTTGTAATCGTGTCGTCCGAGAATGTTCCAACTCGGATTAA
- the LOC104454467 gene encoding two-component response regulator ARR17 isoform X1: MADYGDEPHVLAVDDNLVDRKMIEALLKNSSCRVTTAENGMRALEYLGIRDDQPGESSVSATTSKVNLIITDYCMPGMTGFELLKKVKGSSILKEVPVVIVSSENVPTRINKCLAEGAQMFMLKPLKASDVKKLRCHLMNCRT, from the exons atggcGGACTACGGAGACGAACCCCACGTCCTGGCCGTGGATGACAACCTCGTAGACCGCAAGATGATCGAGGCCTTGCTCAAGAACTCATCCTGCAGAG TGACAACTGCAGAAAATGGGATGCGAGCCTTAGAATATCTGGGTATAAGAGATGATCAGCCCGGCGAATCTTCAGTCTCTGCAACT ACATCGAAGGTCAATCTGATAATTACAGATTATTGCATGCCAGGAATGACAGGGTTTGAGTTGCTGAAAAAAGTTAAG GGATCGTCAATCTTGAAGGAAGTTCCTGTTGTAATCGTGTCGTCCGAGAATGTTCCAACTCGGATTAACAAGTGTTTGGCCGAAGGAGCTCAGATGTTCATGCTCAAGCCTCTCAAAGCGTCAGATGTAAAGAAACTCAGGTGTCATCTAATGAATTGCAGAACATAG
- the LOC104454469 gene encoding glycerol-3-phosphate dehydrogenase [NAD(+)] 2, chloroplastic isoform X1 — translation MAALMEPAFLNGFYATSNPSPSFGFRRTPLKRRSRPTVIFQFHPPPNPISTSRSCSSESTSPPPLPAEDDGRRSSASETNAPAERSRDSRKAVRVAWEKLVRWSRSWRSKAKTDVLERTNKVVVLGGGSFGTAMAAHIASRKAQMEVHMLVRDPIVCRSINDDHCNHKYFPDHKLPKNVVATTDAQTALLKADYCLHAVPVQFSSAFLEGIASYVDPALPFISLSKGLELNTLRMMSQIIPQALRNPRQPFIALSGPSFALELMNKLPTAMVVATKDKKLANAAQQLLASSYLRINTSSDVTGVEIAGALKNVLAIAAGIVDGMHLGNNSMAALVAQGCSEIRWLATKMGAKPTTITGLSGTGDIMLTCFVNLSRNRTVGVRLGLGEKLEDILGSMNQVAEGVSTAGAVIALAQKYNVKMPVLTAVARIIDNELTPKKAVYELMNLPQVEEV, via the exons ATGGCGGCGTTAATGGAGCCAGCCTTCTTGAACGGCTTCTACGCAACCTCCAACCCGTCTCCATCCTTCGGATTCCGGCGCACCCCACTGAAGCGGCGCTCGAGACCCACCGTCATTTTCCAATTTCACCCTCCCCCTAATCCCATCTCCACCTCCCGTTCTTGCTCTTCCGAGAGCACTTCGCCGCCGCCGTTACCGGCGGAAGACGACGGCCGTCGATCCTCCGCCTCTGAAACTAATGCTCCGGCCGAGCGCTCGAGAGACAGCAGAAAAGCGGTCCGGGTAGCGTGGGAGAAGCTGGTCCGGTGGTCCAGGTCCTGGCGGTCCAAGGCCAAGACCGATGTTCTTGAACGTACGAACAAG GTTGTGGTGCTTGGAGGTGGGTCCTTTGGTACTGCAATGGCTGCACACATTGCTAGCAGAAAGGCTCAAATGGAAGTTCATATGCTTGTCAGGGATCCGATTGTTTGTCGTTCAATCAATGACGATCACTGTAATCA CAAGTATTTTCCAGATCACAAACTCCCAAAAAATGTAGTTGCTACAACCGATGCGCAAACAGCTTTGCTTAAGGCAGACTATTGCCTTCATGCAGTACCTGTGCAG TTCAGCTCGGCTTTCCTCGAGGGCATTGCAAGTTATGTTGATCCAGCCTTGCCGTTTATATCCCTGAGCAAAGGGTTGGAACTCAACACATTGAGGATGATGTCTCAAATTATTCCTCAAGCATTGAGAAATCCCCGACAACCTTTCATTGCACTGTCAGGACCTTCTTTTGCTTTGGAATTGATGAATAAATTACCGACAG CAATGGTGGTGGCAACTAAGGACAAAAAACTAGCAAACGCAGCTCAGCAGCTCCTTGCTTCTAGTTACCTAAGAATTAATACGTCAAG TGATGTTACAGGGGTGGAAATTGCAGGTGCTTTGAAGAATGTACTAGCAATAGCAGCAGGAATTGTGGACGGGATGCATCTTGGTAATAATTCAATGGCAGCTCTAGTTGCCCAAGGTTGTTCTGAGATAAGATGGTTGGCGACAAAG ATGGGTGCAAAGCCAACCACCATTACTGGTCTGTCGGGAACTGGGGATATAATGCTGACATGCTTTGTAAATCTTTCAAGAAATAGAACGGTTGGAGTGCGTCTAGGATTGGGTGAGAAGCTCGAGGATATACTTGGCTCTATGAATCAG GTGGCTGAAGGCGTCTCAACAGCAGGAGCTGTGATTGCCTTGGCCCAGAAATACAATGTTAAAATGCCTGTGTTGACGGCAGTTGCTCGTATTATTGACAATGAGCTGACCCCAAAGAAAGCTGTATATGAGCTTATGAATCTTCCGCAG GTTGAAGAAGTATAA
- the LOC104454469 gene encoding glycerol-3-phosphate dehydrogenase [NAD(+)] 2, chloroplastic isoform X2, protein MFLNVVVLGGGSFGTAMAAHIASRKAQMEVHMLVRDPIVCRSINDDHCNHKYFPDHKLPKNVVATTDAQTALLKADYCLHAVPVQFSSAFLEGIASYVDPALPFISLSKGLELNTLRMMSQIIPQALRNPRQPFIALSGPSFALELMNKLPTAMVVATKDKKLANAAQQLLASSYLRINTSSDVTGVEIAGALKNVLAIAAGIVDGMHLGNNSMAALVAQGCSEIRWLATKMGAKPTTITGLSGTGDIMLTCFVNLSRNRTVGVRLGLGEKLEDILGSMNQVAEGVSTAGAVIALAQKYNVKMPVLTAVARIIDNELTPKKAVYELMNLPQVEEV, encoded by the exons ATGTTCTTGAAC GTTGTGGTGCTTGGAGGTGGGTCCTTTGGTACTGCAATGGCTGCACACATTGCTAGCAGAAAGGCTCAAATGGAAGTTCATATGCTTGTCAGGGATCCGATTGTTTGTCGTTCAATCAATGACGATCACTGTAATCA CAAGTATTTTCCAGATCACAAACTCCCAAAAAATGTAGTTGCTACAACCGATGCGCAAACAGCTTTGCTTAAGGCAGACTATTGCCTTCATGCAGTACCTGTGCAG TTCAGCTCGGCTTTCCTCGAGGGCATTGCAAGTTATGTTGATCCAGCCTTGCCGTTTATATCCCTGAGCAAAGGGTTGGAACTCAACACATTGAGGATGATGTCTCAAATTATTCCTCAAGCATTGAGAAATCCCCGACAACCTTTCATTGCACTGTCAGGACCTTCTTTTGCTTTGGAATTGATGAATAAATTACCGACAG CAATGGTGGTGGCAACTAAGGACAAAAAACTAGCAAACGCAGCTCAGCAGCTCCTTGCTTCTAGTTACCTAAGAATTAATACGTCAAG TGATGTTACAGGGGTGGAAATTGCAGGTGCTTTGAAGAATGTACTAGCAATAGCAGCAGGAATTGTGGACGGGATGCATCTTGGTAATAATTCAATGGCAGCTCTAGTTGCCCAAGGTTGTTCTGAGATAAGATGGTTGGCGACAAAG ATGGGTGCAAAGCCAACCACCATTACTGGTCTGTCGGGAACTGGGGATATAATGCTGACATGCTTTGTAAATCTTTCAAGAAATAGAACGGTTGGAGTGCGTCTAGGATTGGGTGAGAAGCTCGAGGATATACTTGGCTCTATGAATCAG GTGGCTGAAGGCGTCTCAACAGCAGGAGCTGTGATTGCCTTGGCCCAGAAATACAATGTTAAAATGCCTGTGTTGACGGCAGTTGCTCGTATTATTGACAATGAGCTGACCCCAAAGAAAGCTGTATATGAGCTTATGAATCTTCCGCAG GTTGAAGAAGTATAA